A section of the Pygocentrus nattereri isolate fPygNat1 chromosome 18, fPygNat1.pri, whole genome shotgun sequence genome encodes:
- the rps25 gene encoding 40S ribosomal protein S25: MPPKDSKQKKDSGKSKKDKDPVNKSGGKAKKKKWSKGKVRDKLNNLVLFDKATYDKLYKEVPNYKLITPAVVSERLKIRGSLARAALLELLGKGMIKLVSKHRAQVIYTRNTKGTDEAAPEKEA; the protein is encoded by the exons ATG CCGCCCAAGGATAGCAAACAGAAGAAGGATTCGGGCAAGTCCAAAAAGGACAAGGATCCCGTCAACAAGTCTGGAGGCAAGGCGAAAAAGAAG AAGTGGTCCAAAGGAAAGGTGAGGGACAAGCTCAACAACTTGGTCCTCTTCGACAAGGCCACATATGACAAGCTGTACAAAGAAGTCCCTAACTACAAGCTCATCACACCTGCCGTCGTGTCCGAGAGGCTGAAGATCAGAGGCTCCCTTGCCAGGGCAGCCCTTCTTGAACTGCTCGGCAAAG GTATGATCAAGCTAGTGTCGAAGCACAGGGCTCAGGTGATCTACACACGTAACACCAAGGGCACTGATGAGGCTGCACCAGAGAAGGAGGCATAA